The Christiangramia salexigens genome includes the window GTCGTTCGCATGTAGAAAAGACATTGAATGAAGTTGAGGGTGTTATTGAGGCGAAAGTTGATCTCGAAAAATCTGAGGCTGAGATCAGCATGAAAGAACATATAAGTATTAAAAAATTCAAGCAGGCACTTAAAGATGGCGGCGGGAATTATCAGATCCTTATGCCAGATGAAGCGCCTGAAAAAGATAATGCTCAGGCTGCAAACAAGTCAGCAAAGAAAGAAAAAGGTAATGGCGTTTGGTATTGCCCTATGCATTGTGAGGGCGATAAGACCTACGACAAACCGGGAGATTGCCCTGTTTGTGGTATGGACCTGGTAGAAGAGGCCAGTATTATGCCTGCAGCAACTCAATATACCTGTCCCATGCATCCCGAAGTTGTTGAGGATGCCCCGGGAAGTTGTCCTATTTGCGGGATGGATCTGGTTCCTATGGAACCCCAAGCTTCTTCTGAAGATAAGGCTTATAAGAAATTATTGCGGAAATTCTGGATCTCGGTAGCATTCACACTTCCAATTTTCCTTATTGCAATGTCTGAAATGCTGCCTGGCAATCCTTTATATGATATTGCCGGTATGAAGGTTTGGAACTGGATTCAGTTCGGCCTTTCGCTACCTGTGGTTTTCTACGCGACCTGGATGTTCTTTGAACGAGCCTATAGGTCTGTAAAAACCTGGAACCTTAATATGTTTACTCTAATTGGGATTGGCGCCGGGGTGGCCTGGATCTTCAGTCTTGCCGGATTAATATTCCCGGATTTCTTTCCGACTCAGTTCAAGACCGAACAGGGTACCGTACATGTTTATTTTGAAGCTGCAACTGTTATCCTTACACTTGTCCTCTTAGGTCAGGTTCTTGAAGCAAGAGCCCATAGCAGAACCAATTCTGCGATCAAGGAACTTTTAAAACTGGCACCTAATACCGCTACCCGCGTTAAAAATGGAACTGAAGAGACCATTGCCGTGGATAAGATCGAAAAAGGAGATGTCTTAAGAGTTAAACCAGGCGAAAAAATACCTGTAGATGGATTTATAGAAAAAGGAAAAAGCAGCATAGATGAATCTATGATCACAGGGGAACCAATACCTGTAGATAAGATTGAAGGTGATAAGGTAAGTTCAGGAACCATTAATGGAACGCAAAGTTTTACAATGGTTGCGGATAGGGTAGGTGACGAAACCTTATTGGCACAGATCATTAAGATGGTTAATGAGGCAAGCAGGTCGCAGGCTCCTATACAAAAACTAGCTGACAGGATATCGGCTTATTTCGTGCCGATAGTTGTGATGATCTCTGTGATCACCTTTATAATCTGGGCGATCTATGGTCCGGAGCCGAGCTATGTCTATGCACTTGTTAATGCTATTGCAGTGCTTATAATAGCCTGTCCCTGTGCGCTTGGGCTGGCTACACCTATGTCTGTAATGGTTGGAGTAGGTAAAGGCGCCCAAAACGGTGTTCTCATCAAAAATGCCAGGGCATTAGAGCAGATGAATGAGATCGATACTCTGATCATTGATAAGACTGGAACCATTACCGAGGGGAAACCTTCAGTAGAACATATAGTTTCGGTTAGTGAACAATATTCTGACAAAGAACTTATTTCCATCATCGCTTCTTTGAATTCTCAAAGTGAACATCCGTTAGCTCTTGCCACGGTAAATTACGCCAAGGATCAGGGGCTTAGTTACAGCGAGGTTACCGAATTTAATTCGGTAACCGGGAAAGGTGTACATGCGCAATTCGAAGGTAAAAGACTTGCGATAGGGAATGATAAAATGATGCATTATGAAGATGCAATCATAAAAGATGAAATACAACAAAAAGTCGTTACTGAACAGGAAAAGGGAAAGACCGTATCCTATCTCGCAATAGATAAGAAAATAGTGGGATATATTACTATTTCTGATGCGATAAAGAAAACAAGTAAAGAAGCTTTAGAGGAGCTACAGGCGCATGGTATTGAGGTGATCATGTTAACCGGAGATAATGAGAGAACAGCTTCTGCGGTGGCGGGAGAACTTTCTTTAAAGAATTTCAAAGCCGGAATGGTGCCTCAGGATAAGATGGAAGAGGTTAAAAAACTTCAGCAGCAGGGCCGAAAAGTTGCTATGGCCGGCGATGGAATAAATGACGCTCCCGCGCTTGCTCAGGCAGATATCGGAATCGCTATGGGTACTGGAACAGATGTAGCTATTGAAAGTGCAGAGATGACCCTGGTAAAAGGTGATCTAAAAGGAGTGCTGAAGGCTGTGCGATTGAGTGAGAAAGTGATGAAGAATATAAAGCAGAATCTATTTTTCGCGCTTGTATACAATACCGTTGGTGTTCCGGTTGCTGCCGGCGTACTTTACCCAATATTTGGACTATTGTTATCTCCGATGATCGCTGCACTGGCCATGAGCTTTAGCTCGGTATCGGTAATTGCAAATGCGTTGAGATTGAGAACTGCGAAGTTGTAATTTGAAATCATTTAAAAGGTTGAAACCTTTTTTTGGGAGGAAGGAAAGAGCGTTCGGAATAACTTATTGCGATCTCTCATTTGAAGAAGTTTTTTAAAACTATTAAAACTGAATTCGCCGGGGCAACTAAAAAAAGCCCTGGCATTTAAATGGAATAAAAAAGCACCAATTATGCAGGATTTTCTAAGTTCATGGGGAGAAGCAGCTTACACCAGTACAGGTTTTTTTTGGATGGCCTTATGGGCCTTTATCGTAGGGTATATCATAAGTAGTAGTATACAGGTCTTTGTAACCGAAAAGCGTATGCAGAGAACCATGGGTAAAGATGAATCCAAGAGTGTATTGCTTGGAACCTTCTTCGGATTCATAAGCAGTTCCTGCAGTTTTTCAGCTCTGGCAAGTACCAAGAGTCTTTTTAAAAAGGGAGCGAGCTTTGTGTCTTCAATAGCTTTTTTGCTGGCTTCTACTAATCTGGTAATCGAACTGGGAATCATCATCTCTATTTTTCTTGGCTGGCAATTTGTGGTAGGAGAGTACGTAGGAGGAATATTGCTTATTCTGATTAGTTGGTTAATTATCAGGTTGGTTAATCCCAAGAAGCTGATCAAAGGAGCTAGAAAGCGACTGGAGGATGAAGATGATGACGAGGATAACTCCGATAAATCCTGGAAAAAGAAGATGAAGTCTGAGACCAGTTGGGCCAAAGTTTCTCAGCAATATGCTATGGAGTGGAAGATGGTGTGGAAAGATGTCACCATAGGATTCACTATCGCAGGGATCGTTGCGGCCTTTGTTCCGGACTCATTTTTTCAAACACTTTTCATTAACAGCGGTCAGGGTAATGAAGATCTTGGTTTCTTCACCATTCTGGAACATATCATCGTAGGGCCTGTAGCTGCGTTTTTAACTTTTATAGGATCTATGGGGAATATTCCTCTGGCGGCATTACTATTTGGGAAGGGTGTGAGTTTTGCCGGGGTGATGGCTTTTATCTTTAGTGACCTCGTTGTGTTTCCAATTCTTAGAATAAATGCGAAATATTACGGTTGGAAAATGAGTTTCTTTATCCTGTTCCTTCTGTTTACCTCGCTAATAGTAACCTCATTGGCTTTACATTACGGATTTAATTTTCTGAATTTGCTGCCAGATCCATCCGGAGTTAAGATCACCCAAAGCGATCATTTTAAGATAGATTATACCTTCTGGTTAAATATGGTATTCCTGGCGATCTCTGGTTATCTTGGATATCTTGGGTTCTTTAAAAGGGACGATGTAATGTTTATGAAAGAAATGGCTCCAAAGAGTAAAACGCTCGAAAAAACATTGAAGTATATTGCGCTGGTTTGCTATGTGTGGCTAGCGGGTGGATTGATCATGAAATTTTTTGTAGCATAAAAAAAAGGGACCATTTGTCCCTTTTTATTTTGATGAAGATCATAAACTGCTTCCTTTTTTAAGTAATTTAGAGTTTGCTGTTCTTTTCCTTATCCATACTGGCTTTTTTTCTGGCTTTCATTTTCATGTCTCTTTCATGCATCACTTCCCATCTGGAAAACTGAACTTCGTTTAGGATATCTTTCATTTCCTCTTTGAAGTCAGCCTGGATCTTCATTTTTTTCTCCTGCATTTCAGAATTTTCTCCAGCCACGTCATCGGTTTTTTCGGTCATGCTTGTTTTATACTCTTCCTTTAGTTCTTTCTGTTCGTCAAGCCTTTTAAACTGAGCTTTCTTTACCTGTTTTTTTTGTTCTGCTGTAAGATTCAGCCGGGTGGTCATTTTATCGGCATAGACCATGGCGTGAGTATCATTATCTACTTTCAAGGTCTGCTCTCCATGACCTTTCATCATTTCATGTTTTTCATGAGCCTTTTCTTTTTTCTTTTCCTTGTTATCCTGAGCAAATACCGACAGGCTAAGGAAAAGCATCATACATGCTAAAATTATGTTCTTCATCGCTGTGACTTATTGGTTTTTAATAGATTAAAGTTAAGCGATGCATACGGTTTTCAGATTTGTTTTAACAAAAAATAGGCTATCGCTGTTTAAACGATAGCCTATTAAAACTTGTGATTATTAAATGTTTAATTCACCGGATTAAGGATCAGGTCGATTCTCTTTAGAACATCCTGTAAATGATATCTGGTTAAAGTATCTCCAGATCTGTATAAAGAGTTCTTGATCTGTCTTTCCAGATTTTTGAGTTCTCCACGAACAACAGGTCTAATATCACTCTGTGCAACATCAATATTGCTTCTGGTCACCCATCTTCGGTATCTTGCAGGTATTTCCTCCTGCTCATTGCTCATTAGATATTCCATTCTTTCGATATAGGCTCTCTGTAAATTTCTTCTGTAACGGTCTATTTTTTTACCTGAATATGCTTCACTCCAGATGCCTTTTCTAAGATCGCTCATCATGTCCAGAAGCGAATAGGCTTCCTTAGCATTTACTTCTTCATTTTCCATCAATCTGGCCATCCTTCCAAAATCCAGAATATTGTTCAGAGTTCTCTGTTGCATATTTCTGATACGCTCAATATTTCCGTCGAATTCGATCTTATTGAAGATCTCCTGATTAATTAACCATTCCGGAGTTTTAAAAAGCTCGTTCTGTAAGAAATCCATTGCTCTTTCCTGTTTTTCAGCTTCAACATGGAAATAAACCGGACCTTCCTGATCGTAGGTTTTATAATATTCATACACCCCACCAATATTGGCCGCAACATGTCCCATATATCTGTTGTACTGAGATAGTACCTGAGTATAAAGGTCATCCAGATCATCATAATCCTTACCTTTTTCTGAAGTCCACTCAATAAGATTAGGTACAATTCGCTTAAGG containing:
- a CDS encoding heavy metal translocating P-type ATPase; amino-acid sequence: MKHTYKITGMTCKGCRTHVEQTLAGVKNVEDVSVNLEKGEAEISMRKHIELEKFEAALQKAGGNYHIMMPGAHAKPMNHTYKITGMTCNGCRSHVEKTLNEVEGVIEAKVDLEKSEAEISMKEHISIKKFKQALKDGGGNYQILMPDEAPEKDNAQAANKSAKKEKGNGVWYCPMHCEGDKTYDKPGDCPVCGMDLVEEASIMPAATQYTCPMHPEVVEDAPGSCPICGMDLVPMEPQASSEDKAYKKLLRKFWISVAFTLPIFLIAMSEMLPGNPLYDIAGMKVWNWIQFGLSLPVVFYATWMFFERAYRSVKTWNLNMFTLIGIGAGVAWIFSLAGLIFPDFFPTQFKTEQGTVHVYFEAATVILTLVLLGQVLEARAHSRTNSAIKELLKLAPNTATRVKNGTEETIAVDKIEKGDVLRVKPGEKIPVDGFIEKGKSSIDESMITGEPIPVDKIEGDKVSSGTINGTQSFTMVADRVGDETLLAQIIKMVNEASRSQAPIQKLADRISAYFVPIVVMISVITFIIWAIYGPEPSYVYALVNAIAVLIIACPCALGLATPMSVMVGVGKGAQNGVLIKNARALEQMNEIDTLIIDKTGTITEGKPSVEHIVSVSEQYSDKELISIIASLNSQSEHPLALATVNYAKDQGLSYSEVTEFNSVTGKGVHAQFEGKRLAIGNDKMMHYEDAIIKDEIQQKVVTEQEKGKTVSYLAIDKKIVGYITISDAIKKTSKEALEELQAHGIEVIMLTGDNERTASAVAGELSLKNFKAGMVPQDKMEEVKKLQQQGRKVAMAGDGINDAPALAQADIGIAMGTGTDVAIESAEMTLVKGDLKGVLKAVRLSEKVMKNIKQNLFFALVYNTVGVPVAAGVLYPIFGLLLSPMIAALAMSFSSVSVIANALRLRTAKL
- a CDS encoding permease, with product MQDFLSSWGEAAYTSTGFFWMALWAFIVGYIISSSIQVFVTEKRMQRTMGKDESKSVLLGTFFGFISSSCSFSALASTKSLFKKGASFVSSIAFLLASTNLVIELGIIISIFLGWQFVVGEYVGGILLILISWLIIRLVNPKKLIKGARKRLEDEDDDEDNSDKSWKKKMKSETSWAKVSQQYAMEWKMVWKDVTIGFTIAGIVAAFVPDSFFQTLFINSGQGNEDLGFFTILEHIIVGPVAAFLTFIGSMGNIPLAALLFGKGVSFAGVMAFIFSDLVVFPILRINAKYYGWKMSFFILFLLFTSLIVTSLALHYGFNFLNLLPDPSGVKITQSDHFKIDYTFWLNMVFLAISGYLGYLGFFKRDDVMFMKEMAPKSKTLEKTLKYIALVCYVWLAGGLIMKFFVA